In Trueperella pecoris, the DNA window CAAGGGCCTGCAGCTTCCGATCTTCCATGTCAACGGCGACGACCCCGAGGCCGTATGCCGCATGGCCCGCATGGCCTACGAGTACCGCATGGAGTTCAAGAAGGACGTCATCCTCGACATCATCTGCTACCGCAAGCGCGGGCACAACGAGGGCGACGACCCGTCGATGACCCAGCCGATCATGTACTCCCTCGTGGACGAAAAGCGCACCACACGCCAGCTCTACCAGGAGGCATTGCTCGGCCGCGGCGACATCTCCGACGAGGAAGCAGCGAAGGTGGAGCAGGACTTCCACACCACCCTCGAAAACGCCTTCGCCGAGGCTCGGGATGCCGAGAACAAGCCCGAACACGACGAGGCCGACGCCGCCGACTCCCTGGGCAAGCCGGAATCCCAGCGCGAAGACGCCGGCGTCATGGTCGGTTGGACGACGGCGGTCGCCCCCGAAGTCCTCCAGCGCATTGGACGCGCCCACATCACCCCGCCAGAGGGTTTCACACCGCACGATAAAGTCATGAAACTCTTCGAGAAGCGCAACACTATGACCCACGAGGGCCACATCGACTGGGGCTTCGGCGAACTCCTTGCCTTCGGTTCCCTCCTCATCGAGGGCGTGCCCGTGCGCATGTCCGGTCAGGATTCGAGGCGCGGTACCTTCACCCAGCGCCAAGCCGTGGCTCACGATCACACCACCGGCGAAGAGTGGACCCCGCTCATGGGCCTGACCGAGGACCAGGCGCGCTTCAAGATCTACGACTCCGCCTTGTCCGAGTACTCGATCATGGCCTTCGAATACGGCTACTCCGTTCAGCGCCCGGACGCCCTCGTGCTGTGGGAGGCCCAGTTCGGCGACTTCGCCAACGGCGCCCAGACCGTCGTCGACGAATTTATCTCCTCCGCCGAGCAGAAGTGGCAGCAGTCCTCCTCGATCGTGCTGCTCCTGCCGCACGGTTACGAGGGCCAGGGTCCGGACCACTCGTCGGCCCGCATCGAACGCTACCTACAGCTGTGCGCCGAGGAAAACATGATCGTGGTTCAGCCCTCGACCCCAGCCAACTACTTCCACATGTTGCGCGCTCAGGCCTACCGCCGGCCGCGTAAGCCCCTGATCGTCTTCACACCCAAGCAGCTGCTACGCCGCAAGGGAGCCGACTCCATGCTGGAGGACTTCACCTCCGGCACCGTCCAGAAGGTCATCGGGGAAACCCAGCAGCTCGGCGACGTGGATCGCGTCCTTCTGTGCACCGGCCGCATCTACTACGACCTGATTGAGCAACGGGCCAAGAACGACGACGACCGGACGGCCATCATCCGCATCGAGCAGCTGTACCCGAACCCCGTCGACGAGGTTCGGGCTGAACTCGACAAGTACCCAGACGCCGAGGTCTTCTGGGTGCAGGACGAGCCCGCCAACCAGGGCGCGTGGGCCCACTTTGCCCTCGACATGTTCGTGGAGCTCGACCGCGGCATTAAGCGCATCTCTCGCCCCGCCGCGGCGTCGACCGCCGCCGGCATGGCCAGCCAGCACCGCGCCGAGGCCGCCACGCTCATGGAGGAGGCTTTCCGGCGCTAGCGCGTAGCGGGCTTGGCTGGCCGGTTCGGCCGAACTGGCGGCGTGGCCGAACTGCCGGCATGGCCGGACTGCCGGTGCGGTTGGCCAGCCGGGACCGCCGCTACGGCGCGACTTCGGATCGATGCTCTCTGAAGCCCTGAGCCCAGTGCTCGCGATTCGGGCGCCCGTGCCCTCGGGCGGGGGCGCCTTGCCGTAAGGTAGGACATGTGAACATCCGAGTATTTTTCGTAGGCGATGAACTGGTAGCAGGGTACGGCGACGCCCGAGGAATGGGCTGGGTCGGGCGCACGATGGCGCGCTCGCCACACGACCCGCCCATCATGGCAATTCCCCTAGCGAACCCCGGCGAGACAACCGACAAGCTCGTTGACCGCTGGGAAGCCGAAGTCCTCCCCCGCATGGATCGGGATGCCGACAATCGCCTCGTCATTGGCCTCGGATCGCATGACCTTGGAAGCACCTCGACCGCACGTTCACGCCTCTACCTCGCTAACATGCTCGACAACGCCCTCCGGCAGGGACTGAGCCCGTTCGTCGTCGGGCCGCCGCCTCGACTGGACGTTTCTGCGCGGGAGCAGGCCGAACTCACGCGCGCATTCGCCGAGGTGTGTGAGCGGCGTAAGATCCCCTACGTCGACACCTATACGCCTCTGAAAAACCACGAACAGTGGCTGACCGACATGGCGACCTCCGCCGACTCGTACTGCCCGCGGCAGGCCGGCTACGGCCTCATGACGTGGCTCGTTTTCCACAAGGGATGGCATCGGTGGCTCGGGGTCGAGCCACCCGTCGCCGACTAAGTCAGGCGTCGTTGATCAGGCCGCCGCGGGGCCGGTTCGCCGTCGTCGTTGATCCGCTTCGCCACCGGGAGGAACAAGCCGGATCCGACGCGAGCGTTTTCAACAAGCAACACAAAAGAGGGAGCCCACCAGCTCCCTCTTTATTGGTCCTAGACCGATAACAATCGGTTCACGCGCACCTTAGCCGATGCGGACGTAGACCGGGTTTCCGTAGACCGGGCCTTCCATGACGCCGGAGGACGGGTTACGAGCCGCGATGTGCTGGCCGTTTCCGGTGTAGATGCCGACGTGGCCGGGCCACCACACAAGGTCGCCAGGCTGCGCCTCAGCGGCGGAGACGCGCTGACCAGCAGAAAGCTGGGCGGCGGAGGAACGCGGGAGGGAGATGCCCGCCTGTGCGTATACGAATGAGGTGAAACCAGAGCAGTCGAAGCCCGCCGGGGAGCTTCCGCCATAAACGTAGGGCGAGCCCGCGTAAGCACGTGCGATCCCGACGATGCCAGAGGCGGCTTGCACAGCAACCGGGCGAGCGCTTGCCACACCCGCTACACCAGTGCCTGCCGTCACTGCCGGACCGCCATTCGCGTCGGCTCGTCCATCCTCGGTCACCGCAACAACGGGAGCCCCTTGCGCGTCAACGGTCACGGCCTCAAATTCCCACTCGCCTTCGGCGGGAGTGTTGAGCGATGCCTTCACGACCTTGGGTGCGAGAACCGCGTTCGTCGCCGCCTCAAGGTTCTTGGGAGCTTCGCCAGCATCTGCGAAAGCAACGGGAGCAACCATACCCACCATCGTCGATGCGGCGAACGCCGAGGCGGTCGCGAGGCGTACGGTGGAATTACTGCGTTGCTGGATCACGCGGCGGTCTGCGATGCGGGACATAACGCTCCTTGTCAGACAACTGATTGATAACAAAATCGTAACAAAGCATAACGAGCAAATCACAACGCCTCAATATTTGTGGATGACACCACACTTTTCCACGTAAGACCCTCCGATTCCCCACGGCCGCCGCCAGTGGTGTTACATCGGCTCCACCTGTTGTTTCTCTTCCGAGTCGACTCCCCACGAGGAGTAGGGGCTCGATTCGCCCTCCTGGTTGCCCGCGCGGTGCACGACGCCGAAACTGCACCAGCCTGTCCGCCGCTGTACTAATAAGGCGCAGATTAACAGCGCGGATCAGCTTAATACAGCGCGGACGAGTGCGGGCAAGCGGAGCGGCGCAGGCTAGCCCTGCCACCCCGCCAAAAAGAAATGGCCGGAGATCACTCTCCGACCATTTGACGCTTAGGCGTTGGGGCGCCTGCCGTGGTTCGCAGTCTTCTTCTTGCGATCCTTGCGCTTCCTTCCACGCTTCGACATATTAACTCCTCCGATAGGTAGGTCTTAAGTGTAACTGTTCGGCCATAAGGCTACCAACCTAGCGGGTCACGATGTTTGTGATCTTCATACGTAACGATTCCGGGGCGCTCTCCGAGCAGCAACCTCGCCGGATGACGCGCCGGAGAAGGATCTCTTCTTCGATACGCGTGGAGCAACTGGCGCAGGTCCGTCCGTGCTTGAGGAGGCGGTGGGCGTCTTCCTCGCACACTTCGTCGTCAAGAAGTTCGAAGAGTCGTTCAAGCACTTCGTCGCAACGGCAGCCCTTGCACCCGCAGTTCGTGCCAGCGCAGGAGCACTCTTCGAGCTTAGCTACGAGCTGGTCGAATTCCTTGCTCATTTCGCATTCTCCTTCACGTATCCCATGTCCTTGGCGTAGTCGCGTAGCAATTCGCGAAGTTGGGTGCGCCCGCGATATAGGCGCGACATGACTGTCCCGATCGGGGTGCCCATGATGTCCGCGATTTCTTGGTAGCTAAAGCCTTCGACGTCGGCAAGGTAGACGGCGGTTCGCCGATCCTCCGCAAGCTGCTCGAGGGCCTGGCGGATCTCTTCATTTGGCAAAAGCTCAAGCGCAGCCATCTCCGCTGATTCAAGACCGGTGGACTGGTGAGAGGACGCCTGATATTCCTGCCAGTCTTCGACCTCCCCTGCCGCGGTTTCTTGCGGCCGGCGCTGCTGCTTGCGGTAATGGGAGATGAACGTGTTGTTGAGGATCCGGTAGAGCCACGCTTTGAGGTTGGTGCCAGGTGTGAAC includes these proteins:
- the rsrA gene encoding mycothiol system anti-sigma-R factor; this encodes MSKEFDQLVAKLEECSCAGTNCGCKGCRCDEVLERLFELLDDEVCEEDAHRLLKHGRTCASCSTRIEEEILLRRVIRRGCCSESAPESLRMKITNIVTR
- a CDS encoding sigma-70 family RNA polymerase sigma factor; amino-acid sequence: MTEELRVEDESPAQRSARFERDAMPYLNQLYGAAMRLTRNQQDAEDLVQETFAKAFAAFHQFTPGTNLKAWLYRILNNTFISHYRKQQRRPQETAAGEVEDWQEYQASSHQSTGLESAEMAALELLPNEEIRQALEQLAEDRRTAVYLADVEGFSYQEIADIMGTPIGTVMSRLYRGRTQLRELLRDYAKDMGYVKENAK
- a CDS encoding GDSL-type esterase/lipase family protein, with amino-acid sequence MRVFFVGDELVAGYGDARGMGWVGRTMARSPHDPPIMAIPLANPGETTDKLVDRWEAEVLPRMDRDADNRLVIGLGSHDLGSTSTARSRLYLANMLDNALRQGLSPFVVGPPPRLDVSAREQAELTRAFAEVCERRKIPYVDTYTPLKNHEQWLTDMATSADSYCPRQAGYGLMTWLVFHKGWHRWLGVEPPVAD
- a CDS encoding 50S ribosomal protein bL37, whose translation is MSKRGRKRKDRKKKTANHGRRPNA
- a CDS encoding C40 family peptidase; this encodes MSRIADRRVIQQRSNSTVRLATASAFAASTMVGMVAPVAFADAGEAPKNLEAATNAVLAPKVVKASLNTPAEGEWEFEAVTVDAQGAPVVAVTEDGRADANGGPAVTAGTGVAGVASARPVAVQAASGIVGIARAYAGSPYVYGGSSPAGFDCSGFTSFVYAQAGISLPRSSAAQLSAGQRVSAAEAQPGDLVWWPGHVGIYTGNGQHIAARNPSSGVMEGPVYGNPVYVRIG